In Phycisphaeraceae bacterium, the DNA window TCTTCGGCGAGCAGGCACGAAGCCGTCACCGGCAGTACCTGATCCGCAGGATCGCGTGGCGCATCCAGGCGAACGCCGAAGGCGGTCTCTCGGAGCGCGCGCTGCTGCGCGCAGAGGAGCTGGCGAACGACGCCGACGTTCGCGTGACGCCGCCCCGGCCCCGGCTCCCGACCCGGAAGGGCGAAGCGACCTCATTCCAAGCCGCCCAGGCGCGCCGGGCGCCATCCGATCGCGACCTTCCGGCCTCGCACGACCCCCGGCTTCCACGACCCGGGACCGCCATCGTCCGCGACTACAAGGACCGCCGGATCGTGGTGAACGTGCTGCCCGAAGGCTTCGAATGGGACGGCGTGCGCTACTCATCGCTCTCGGCGGTTGCCAAGGCGATCACCGGCTCGCACCTGAACGGGTTCCGGTTCTTCGGGCTGGAGAAGTCTGAATGAGCCGTCGCGGGCGCAGACTTCAACGGACCGTCCACCGATTCCGTCTATGCGCACGAGTTCTTTGACGCTGAGGGCCGCAACGTCTGGAGCCGCGCCGCGGACGGAGCGTTGACGCGCCGCGAGTTCGCCCCCGGAAGTAACCGAGTGACGCTGGTCGAGCGGAACGCGGCACCCGGCGGGTCGTTCCCATCGACGACGGGCCTCACCGGCAGCTTCTCAGGACTGAACGGTTCCGGCGGATCGCTGACGACCACGACTGCGTACGACCTCCTCGGCCGGGTTCAGAAGCAAGTGTCGTCTGCGGGCGTGACGAGCTTCGTCCGACGTGAACTGCGCGAGTGCGGCGATCACCCGGGGCTCGAATACCTCGCGATCGTC includes these proteins:
- a CDS encoding DUF2924 domain-containing protein, with product FGEQARSRHRQYLIRRIAWRIQANAEGGLSERALLRAEELANDADVRVTPPRPRLPTRKGEATSFQAAQARRAPSDRDLPASHDPRLPRPGTAIVRDYKDRRIVVNVLPEGFEWDGVRYSSLSAVAKAITGSHLNGFRFFGLEKSE